A genomic segment from Prosthecodimorpha staleyi encodes:
- a CDS encoding FAD-dependent oxidoreductase → MTGLRDLPVAVIGAGPVGLAAAAHLVERGIRPLVFEKGRSVGAAVAAWSHVRVFTPWSLNVDAAAARLLAATGWPAPDPDETPTGAAIVRRYLEPLARVEAIAAGLHLGATVMGVTRKGFDKMTSPGRDAAPFVLHWRDAAGRTHCTEARSIIDASGVWSSPNPMGVDGMPVPGEQDATVAAAIASGIPDVLEAERGHYAGRRVLVVGAGHSAINVVLDLLRLQAEAPETRVVWALRRERLDLIAGGGLDDKLAERGALGLAAKAAIEARRLELLAPFAAEWIQARPDGVRIEARHGERSVTLDVDRIVVATGFRPDLRLLAELRVALDPAVEAPPALAPLIDPNLHSCGTVPPHGAAELAQPEPGLYIVGAKSYGRAPTFLMATGYEQVRSVVAAIAGDEKAARELHLVLPETGVCSAVPGIADAACCGDPVPAAEGADCRADRDAKAAAMDGCGCSAAPTPAPAVSGCCGGAKTRPDADLVEA, encoded by the coding sequence ATGACTGGTCTCCGCGATCTGCCCGTGGCCGTCATCGGCGCGGGTCCTGTAGGTCTCGCCGCCGCAGCCCATTTGGTCGAGCGCGGTATTCGCCCGCTCGTCTTCGAGAAAGGCCGGAGTGTCGGCGCCGCTGTCGCGGCCTGGAGTCACGTCCGGGTCTTCACGCCCTGGAGCCTAAATGTGGATGCGGCCGCCGCTCGACTCCTCGCGGCGACCGGATGGCCGGCGCCCGACCCGGACGAGACCCCGACCGGCGCCGCCATCGTCCGGCGCTACCTCGAGCCGCTTGCCCGGGTCGAGGCGATCGCGGCGGGGCTGCATCTCGGCGCGACGGTCATGGGGGTCACCCGCAAGGGCTTCGACAAGATGACGAGCCCGGGTCGCGACGCCGCCCCCTTCGTCCTGCACTGGCGGGACGCGGCCGGCCGCACCCACTGCACCGAAGCCCGGTCCATCATCGATGCCTCGGGCGTTTGGTCGAGCCCGAACCCGATGGGGGTCGACGGCATGCCGGTCCCGGGAGAACAGGATGCCACGGTTGCGGCCGCGATCGCGAGCGGGATCCCGGACGTGCTCGAGGCGGAGCGTGGGCACTATGCGGGCCGGCGCGTCCTCGTCGTCGGCGCCGGACATTCCGCCATCAACGTCGTCCTCGATCTCCTCCGGCTCCAGGCCGAGGCGCCGGAGACCCGGGTTGTCTGGGCCCTGCGGCGCGAGCGTCTCGACCTGATCGCCGGCGGCGGCCTCGACGACAAGCTCGCCGAGCGCGGCGCTCTCGGACTTGCCGCCAAGGCTGCGATCGAGGCGCGGCGGCTCGAATTGCTGGCGCCCTTCGCCGCCGAGTGGATCCAGGCTCGACCGGATGGGGTCCGCATCGAGGCGCGGCACGGAGAGAGGTCCGTGACGCTGGACGTGGATCGGATCGTCGTGGCCACAGGCTTCCGCCCGGATCTCCGGCTCCTCGCCGAGTTGCGGGTCGCGCTGGATCCGGCCGTCGAAGCGCCACCGGCCCTGGCCCCGCTGATCGATCCCAACCTCCATTCTTGCGGCACCGTCCCGCCCCATGGCGCTGCCGAACTCGCCCAGCCCGAGCCCGGTCTTTACATTGTCGGCGCGAAGAGCTACGGGCGCGCGCCGACATTCCTGATGGCGACGGGATACGAACAGGTCCGGTCGGTCGTCGCCGCCATCGCGGGGGACGAGAAGGCAGCGCGTGAGCTGCATCTCGTCCTGCCGGAGACGGGCGTCTGCAGTGCCGTTCCCGGGATCGCCGACGCGGCATGCTGCGGGGATCCTGTTCCGGCGGCAGAGGGGGCCGATTGCCGGGCGGACCGGGACGCCAAAGCCGCGGCCATGGATGGCTGCGGCTGTTCAGCGGCGCCCACACCCGCACCGGCAGTCTCCGGGTGCTGCGGCGGCGCGAAGACGCGGCCCGATGCCGATCTGGTCGAGGCGTAA
- a CDS encoding ArsR/SmtB family transcription factor yields the protein MSDIISVLSALAEPTRLGAMRILLDGGEHCVCELMRRLGASQSRMSRHMGILKAAGLVVDRRDAQWVRYRLHPEMSPHSAVIVEAAVVALTETRLAA from the coding sequence ATGTCGGACATTATTTCGGTTCTGTCGGCGCTCGCCGAACCCACCCGCCTTGGAGCGATGCGGATCCTGCTGGACGGGGGAGAGCATTGCGTTTGCGAACTGATGCGCAGGCTCGGCGCCAGCCAGTCGCGCATGTCCCGCCACATGGGGATTCTCAAGGCGGCCGGGCTGGTGGTCGACCGGCGCGACGCGCAATGGGTCCGGTATCGGCTCCATCCGGAGATGTCGCCCCACTCGGCGGTGATCGTCGAGGCGGCAGTCGTCGCCCTGACAGAGACAAGGCTCGCGGCATGA